The following nucleotide sequence is from Halapricum desulfuricans.
ATCATCTCGAAGTCCCGGATGAGCCGCTCGACGGCGTCGCTGCCGGGCAATCGGGCAATGACGATGAAGTCCGTCTCGCCCATCGTCGAGAACACCTGCGTCACGCCCTCGATATCGCCCAGTTTCTCGAGGACGACGTCGTGATCGTCGCTGTAATCCGACAGCACCTCGACGATGACGGTGACGTCCAGTCCCAGCTCCGCGAGATCGAAATCGTAGAGGTCGTTCTCGATGATCCCCTCCTCGCGGAGGTTCTGGAGCCGGTAGTGGATCGTCGAGACCGGGATGTCCGTCTCCTCGTGCAGTCGATCCGGGCTCCCGGTCCCCAGATCCGCGATCGCTTTCAGGATGCGGATGTCGCGCTCGTCCATCTCGTCTGTCCGTTCGGCGCTCACCCCTATCAATCTCGGGTATCCGGTCGGCCCGAGTTTAGAAGTCGTATGCAATCCAAAATAACGTATATTATTGAGTGAAAATCCAAATTAGGCACTGTATAGGGGTGCGAGTTCTGGCCAACAGGATAAAGTCAAAGAAATCTTTAAGTTGGGGTCCGAAATAGTTAGAAATAGATCCATGTATTCGACGAGGAGTTGGAGTTCGATACCAACGACCGGGTTGTTGTTCGTATTGCTTTCGCTACTCTGGGGAGGCTCGTTCGTCGCGATCGACATCGGGCTCCGGGACCTCCCGCCGGTGTTGTTCGCGGCGATGCGTTACGACGTCGCGGGCCTGCTCGTTCTCGGGTATGCGGCAAGCAGGACCGAGCGCTGGCGACCTCGATCGCGCCGGGAATGGACGCTGGTCGCGTTTCTCGGGCTGTTCATGTTCGGCGCGTACAACGCGTTGATCTACATCGGTATCGACCACGTCTCCGGGGCCGTCGCGTCGATCGTCATCAGCTTCGGCCCCGTCCTGACGGCCGGGTTCGCGACGACGCTCGGGATCGAAGAGCCGCCCAGCCGAATCGGAGCGCTGGGCTTTCTCGCGGCGATCGTCGGGGTCGTCCTCGTCGCCGACCCCGATCCCAACGCCTTGCTGGATTCGAGCACGGTCGGGGTCGGGATCGTCCTGCTCGGGTCGGTGAGTTTCGCCTTCGGGACCGTCGCGTCCCGGCCGATCGACGTCGATCTCCCGCTGTCGACTGTTCAGGCCTGGGCGATGCTCGTCGGGGCCGCCTTCCTGCACCTCGCAAGCCCGCTTCGCGGCGAGGCGCTTTCGCTCACTGCGGTGACGCCCTCGACTGTCGCCGCGCTCGTCTACCTGGGCGTCGTCTCGGGCGCGTTCGCCTACGCGCTGTACTTCCGTCTGCTGGATCAGCTCGGCCCGACCGAGATCAACCTCGTCGGCTACGCCGAGCCAGTCGTCGCGAACGGCCTCTCCTGGCTCGTACTGGGGCAGGCGATCGCGCTCTCGACGCTCGGCGGGTTCGTCGCGATCTTCACCGGCTTTTTCCTCATCAAGCGCCGGGCGCTCCTTGAGACCGTTCGCCCGGCCGACCGGCAGTGATCGGGACTGTTCCAGCCACGGAGATCCCGGACAGTTTCACTTTCACTCCGGGCGGCGGACGTTCATACCGCTGGACGCGCTAAGACAGCACACGGGGCCCGGATCACTGTCACACGCTCCATGGCCCCGCCCCTTTGTCCCGCGGCTGTCCGCGAGGAGTCACTATTCGGCCAATATCGCACGATCCGCAGCACTCAAAATAGCCGGGGTACTCGATCAGGGTGGCGGCTGGTCGTTTCGATCTACCCGCCATGGTACACTCGGTCCTCACGGACCGTTTTCGCGGGACAGTGCGACCGATGATGGCCGCCGTGACAATTTGCCGGCGGGACCGATGCAGTTGTGCGGGTTGATGCGGAAGGGACTTACAACAGTCCGTATAACTTCAGGGAGACGAGTCATGCCCGAGCGTGCGCGTCTGCCCGGGGTCGATCGCCGTCCCGAGCAGGTAGTCTGTCACGTGGACATGGACTGTTTTTACGCCGCCTGCGAGCGGTTGCGCGAGCCCCAGCTACGGGGCGAGCCAGTCGTCGTCGGGATGGGATACGAGGACGGCGACGACCACGGGGCCGTCGCCACGGCGAGTTACGAGGCGCGCGCGTTCGGTGTCGAGAGCGCGATGGCGATCTCCGAGGCCCTGGAGCGACTCCCGCGCCGGGCGGAGACCGACGGCGACGCGGACGGACAGGACGCGAGCGAGCGCGACTCATCGGAGGAAACCGGCTACTACCGGCCCGTCGACATGGACTA
It contains:
- a CDS encoding Lrp/AsnC family transcriptional regulator, encoding MDERDIRILKAIADLGTGSPDRLHEETDIPVSTIHYRLQNLREEGIIENDLYDFDLAELGLDVTVIVEVLSDYSDDHDVVLEKLGDIEGVTQVFSTMGETDFIVIARLPGSDAVERLIRDFEMIDEVDRTNSTYVISTDREFTRGIESYSLETLVETLVEE
- a CDS encoding DMT family transporter produces the protein MLSLLWGGSFVAIDIGLRDLPPVLFAAMRYDVAGLLVLGYAASRTERWRPRSRREWTLVAFLGLFMFGAYNALIYIGIDHVSGAVASIVISFGPVLTAGFATTLGIEEPPSRIGALGFLAAIVGVVLVADPDPNALLDSSTVGVGIVLLGSVSFAFGTVASRPIDVDLPLSTVQAWAMLVGAAFLHLASPLRGEALSLTAVTPSTVAALVYLGVVSGAFAYALYFRLLDQLGPTEINLVGYAEPVVANGLSWLVLGQAIALSTLGGFVAIFTGFFLIKRRALLETVRPADRQ